One part of the Desulfonema ishimotonii genome encodes these proteins:
- the gspD gene encoding type II secretion system secretin GspD has translation MKQEPAAPVTPPAAMTLDHLPVSEAEDGQHRDAGDDMAVVEDARPPVQAVHAEPSREPHPQETGAADRYRSTRDTPSDLLGRVSPREGDFVMSRPRTPDAPSDGASDIVFNFDDADLLEVVRTMAELLRINYILDTNARGKVTIHTAGNLRKQDLFPVFYQVLEANGLTAVKEGSLYKIISLKDASRMPILSRYGRTAANVPPEERVVMQIIPLKHIAAQEMTKLLSPFISAEGTIISHADSNTLLVVDKGINIVKALRLADAFDIDLFRKMSHRFYTVGHGDAEEILKLLREILAAYGKDDKSDVKLIAVSRLNAILAISADPGVFEKIGMFIRRLDVPPGDSADPRIYVYPVRNGEAEELGSLLNTVFTGESAEDKKTASPKVAAEPGKNPYTPPNPFESEKKKKTDKKETAAASRSAEGASTLKGDVRITPDTTRNALIIEATPADYRIVEGILRQIDIMPRQVLIEVIIAEITLDGKNQLGVEWLYEKGTGGSLSTSLLSGQMGSAGLQFAIGQTDRWSMSLSALATENKANILSAPLVLASDNKEASINVSTQVPVASAEYLYDSGSSGVTQTNIQYRDTGIILSVTPHINDRGLVNMEISQEVSEEGGGVEVGGQSYPSFRERKVSTTLTVRHGQTIVMGGLMSKTSNNSDSGVPILSKIPGIGFLFGKDSDDFSKTDLVLLITPRVIVNLNDIDAVTEEFRSKVDHISQKVN, from the coding sequence GTGAAACAGGAACCCGCCGCCCCGGTGACGCCGCCTGCTGCCATGACGCTGGACCATCTGCCGGTTTCAGAGGCGGAGGACGGGCAGCACCGGGACGCCGGGGATGATATGGCGGTTGTGGAAGACGCCCGTCCGCCTGTGCAGGCAGTTCATGCGGAACCGTCGCGGGAACCGCATCCGCAGGAAACCGGTGCGGCGGATCGGTACCGGTCCACCCGTGATACACCGTCAGACCTTTTAGGCAGGGTCTCTCCCAGAGAAGGCGATTTTGTGATGTCCCGGCCCCGGACGCCGGATGCGCCATCGGACGGGGCTTCGGACATCGTCTTTAATTTCGACGACGCCGATCTCCTTGAAGTGGTGCGGACCATGGCCGAATTGCTCAGGATCAACTATATCCTGGATACCAATGCCAGGGGGAAAGTCACCATCCACACCGCAGGCAATCTGCGGAAACAGGACCTCTTTCCGGTGTTCTACCAGGTGCTGGAGGCCAACGGGCTGACGGCTGTGAAAGAGGGGAGCCTGTATAAAATCATATCGCTGAAAGACGCCTCCCGGATGCCGATCCTCTCCCGTTACGGGCGGACAGCGGCGAACGTGCCGCCGGAAGAACGGGTGGTCATGCAGATCATCCCGTTAAAACACATTGCGGCCCAGGAAATGACCAAACTGCTGAGTCCCTTCATCAGCGCGGAGGGGACGATCATTTCGCACGCCGACTCCAACACGCTCCTGGTGGTGGACAAGGGGATCAATATTGTCAAGGCGCTGAGGCTGGCGGACGCCTTTGATATCGATCTGTTCCGCAAGATGTCGCACCGGTTTTATACGGTGGGACACGGGGATGCCGAGGAGATTCTGAAGCTTCTCAGAGAGATCCTGGCGGCCTACGGAAAGGATGACAAGAGTGATGTGAAGCTGATCGCTGTCAGCCGGCTTAATGCCATCCTCGCCATCAGCGCTGATCCGGGTGTTTTTGAAAAGATCGGGATGTTTATCCGCAGGCTGGACGTGCCCCCCGGAGACAGCGCGGACCCCAGGATCTATGTCTATCCGGTCAGGAACGGCGAGGCGGAAGAGCTGGGCAGTCTTCTCAATACCGTGTTTACGGGAGAGTCGGCGGAGGATAAGAAAACGGCCTCTCCGAAGGTGGCGGCAGAACCGGGAAAGAACCCCTATACGCCCCCGAACCCTTTTGAGTCGGAAAAAAAGAAAAAAACGGATAAGAAGGAGACGGCGGCAGCGTCCCGGAGTGCGGAAGGGGCGTCAACCCTCAAGGGCGACGTCAGAATTACGCCCGATACCACGCGCAACGCCCTGATTATCGAGGCGACCCCTGCGGACTACCGGATTGTCGAGGGGATTCTGAGACAGATTGATATTATGCCCCGGCAGGTGCTGATCGAGGTCATCATTGCGGAGATCACCCTGGATGGGAAGAATCAGCTCGGAGTGGAATGGCTGTATGAAAAGGGGACCGGTGGCAGCCTTTCCACCTCGCTGCTCAGCGGCCAGATGGGCAGTGCCGGGTTGCAGTTCGCCATCGGTCAGACCGACAGATGGTCCATGTCCCTTTCGGCCCTGGCAACGGAGAATAAGGCGAATATCCTGTCGGCCCCGCTGGTACTGGCTTCGGACAACAAAGAGGCCAGCATCAACGTCTCCACCCAGGTGCCGGTTGCCAGTGCGGAATATCTCTATGACTCCGGCTCCAGCGGGGTGACACAGACCAACATCCAGTACCGGGACACCGGTATTATTCTCTCTGTGACGCCCCATATCAACGACCGGGGCCTGGTCAACATGGAGATCAGTCAGGAGGTCAGCGAGGAGGGCGGCGGCGTGGAGGTCGGCGGACAGAGCTACCCCTCTTTCCGTGAGCGGAAGGTCAGCACCACGCTGACCGTGCGGCACGGACAGACCATTGTGATGGGCGGGCTGATGAGCAAGACCTCCAACAATTCCGACAGCGGTGTGCCGATTCTGAGCAAAATTCCGGGCATCGGGTTTCTGTTCGGAAAGGACAGCGATGATTTTTCAAAGACGGACCTGGTGCTGCTTATCACTCCCCGTGTCATTGTCAACCTGAATGATATTGATGCGGTTACGGAGGAGTTCAGATCCAAAGTGGATCATATCAGCCAGAAGGTCAATTAA
- a CDS encoding ABC transporter substrate-binding protein — MNAFCSLAGESPAVSVLVSLNIRPYVSAVSAMTDVFKAEGGSPSVFFMADFPGKSQKILKEKLGKAGGQIFVAVGPEAARFLWTHFQDRPSPVIYTMVLNPEQISAGPAPRCGIPLQIPVQAQVRLIGRTLPGVKRIGLLYDPKYNTAFFNRARESATIEGLQIVPLEISSKKEIPGLLEKEWASVDCLWMIPDRTIISESVIQYIIKESLLNKTPVIGYNRFFYESGAALSFIFDYETLGVQTARLVLSIAGGEPCRENDPEFQVWPNRRVIEKLGLAYAEDPEP; from the coding sequence ATGAATGCGTTTTGTTCACTGGCTGGGGAGTCGCCTGCCGTGTCCGTACTGGTGTCGCTGAACATCCGGCCCTATGTGTCGGCGGTCAGTGCCATGACCGATGTGTTCAAAGCAGAGGGGGGCAGCCCGTCTGTGTTTTTTATGGCGGATTTTCCCGGTAAAAGCCAGAAAATTCTGAAGGAAAAGCTGGGCAAGGCGGGCGGCCAGATCTTTGTGGCGGTGGGGCCTGAGGCGGCGCGCTTCCTCTGGACACATTTTCAGGACCGCCCGTCCCCGGTCATCTACACGATGGTGCTGAACCCGGAGCAGATTTCAGCGGGACCGGCCCCGCGCTGCGGTATCCCCCTGCAAATTCCCGTTCAGGCGCAGGTCCGCCTGATCGGGCGCACACTGCCCGGAGTGAAGCGCATCGGCCTGCTCTATGACCCGAAGTACAATACCGCCTTTTTCAACCGTGCCCGCGAAAGCGCAACCATTGAGGGCCTGCAAATTGTGCCGCTCGAAATATCATCCAAAAAGGAAATTCCCGGACTGCTGGAAAAAGAATGGGCATCAGTCGATTGCCTCTGGATGATTCCCGACCGGACCATCATCTCGGAGAGTGTCATTCAGTATATCATCAAAGAATCGCTGTTAAATAAAACCCCTGTGATCGGCTATAACCGCTTTTTTTACGAATCCGGTGCCGCGCTCAGTTTCATATTTGACTATGAAACCCTGGGCGTCCAGACGGCCCGGCTGGTTCTCAGCATCGCCGGCGGGGAACCCTGCCGGGAAAATGACCCGGAATTTCAGGTGTGGCCCAACCGCAGGGTGATTGAAAAACTCGGTCTGGCATATGCCGAAGATCCGGAACCATGA